The Streptomyces sp. NBC_00162 genome window below encodes:
- the sucB gene encoding 2-oxoglutarate dehydrogenase, E2 component, dihydrolipoamide succinyltransferase translates to MSVSVTLPALGESVSEGTVTRWLKAEGERVEADEPLLEVSTDKVDTEIPSPVSGILASIKVAEDETVEVGAELAVIDDGSGAPAAAAAPAAEPVAAAPAPVAEAPAAPAAAPVAEAPAAAAPAASGTDVVLPALGESVTEGTVTRWLKQVGESVEADEPLLEVSTDKVDTEIPAPVSGTLLEILVGEDETAEVGARLAVIGVAGAAPAAAPAAAAPAPVQAAAPVAAPAPVVAAPAAPAPAPVAAPAPVAAPAPVAAPAPVAAPAPVAAPAPVAPAAPAAPVSAGDEGAYVTPLVRKLATESGVNLNTVTGTGVGGRIRKQDVLAAAEAAKAAAAAPAPAAAPAAKAPAAAVSELRGQTVKMTRMRKVIGDNMMKALHSQAQLSSVVEVDITKIMKLREKAKGAFLAREGVKLSPMPFFVKAAAQALKAHAVVNARINEDEGTITYFDSENIGIAVDSEKGLMTPVIKGAGDLNLAGISKATADLAAKVRGNKITPDELSGATFTISNTGSRGALFDTVIVPPNQVAILGIGATVKRPVVIETAEGTNIGIRDMTYLTLSYDHRLVDGADAARYLSAVKAILEAGEFEVELGL, encoded by the coding sequence ATGTCGGTTTCCGTAACCCTTCCGGCGCTCGGAGAGAGCGTGTCCGAGGGCACTGTCACCCGCTGGCTGAAGGCCGAGGGCGAGCGCGTCGAGGCCGACGAGCCGCTTCTCGAAGTGTCGACCGACAAGGTCGACACCGAGATCCCCTCGCCCGTCTCCGGCATCCTGGCCTCCATCAAGGTCGCCGAGGACGAGACCGTCGAGGTCGGCGCCGAGCTGGCCGTCATCGACGACGGCTCCGGCGCGCCTGCCGCGGCCGCGGCTCCGGCCGCCGAGCCGGTCGCCGCCGCTCCGGCTCCCGTCGCCGAGGCCCCCGCGGCTCCGGCTGCGGCCCCGGTCGCCGAGGCCCCCGCCGCCGCTGCCCCGGCCGCGTCCGGCACCGATGTCGTGCTCCCCGCCCTGGGCGAGTCCGTCACCGAGGGCACCGTCACCCGCTGGCTGAAGCAGGTCGGCGAGTCCGTCGAGGCCGACGAGCCGCTGCTCGAGGTCTCCACGGACAAGGTCGACACCGAGATCCCGGCGCCGGTCTCCGGCACGCTGCTGGAGATCCTGGTCGGCGAGGACGAGACCGCCGAGGTCGGCGCCCGTCTGGCCGTCATCGGCGTCGCCGGTGCGGCTCCCGCCGCCGCCCCGGCCGCCGCCGCCCCGGCTCCGGTCCAGGCTGCCGCTCCGGTCGCCGCCCCGGCTCCGGTCGTGGCCGCTCCGGCTGCTCCGGCCCCGGCTCCGGTCGCCGCTCCGGCCCCCGTTGCCGCTCCGGCTCCGGTTGCCGCCCCGGCCCCGGTTGCCGCCCCGGCCCCGGTGGCCGCTCCGGCTCCGGTCGCCCCCGCCGCTCCCGCCGCCCCGGTTTCCGCCGGTGACGAGGGCGCGTACGTGACCCCGCTGGTGCGCAAGCTCGCCACGGAGTCCGGCGTCAACCTGAACACGGTCACGGGCACCGGCGTCGGTGGCCGTATCCGCAAGCAGGACGTCCTGGCCGCCGCCGAGGCCGCCAAGGCCGCCGCCGCTGCCCCGGCTCCGGCCGCCGCTCCGGCCGCGAAGGCCCCGGCCGCCGCGGTGTCCGAGCTGCGCGGTCAGACCGTCAAGATGACCCGCATGCGCAAGGTCATCGGCGACAACATGATGAAGGCCCTGCACTCGCAGGCGCAGCTCAGCTCCGTGGTCGAGGTGGACATCACCAAGATCATGAAGCTGCGCGAGAAGGCCAAGGGCGCGTTCCTGGCCCGCGAGGGCGTCAAGCTCTCGCCGATGCCGTTCTTCGTCAAGGCCGCTGCCCAGGCGCTGAAGGCCCACGCGGTCGTCAACGCCCGGATCAACGAGGACGAGGGCACCATCACCTACTTCGACTCGGAGAACATCGGCATCGCCGTCGACTCCGAGAAGGGCCTGATGACCCCGGTCATCAAGGGTGCCGGTGACCTCAACCTGGCGGGCATCTCCAAGGCGACCGCCGACCTGGCCGCCAAGGTCCGCGGCAACAAGATCACGCCGGACGAGCTGTCGGGCGCGACCTTCACCATCAGCAACACCGGCTCGCGCGGTGCCCTGTTCGACACGGTCATCGTGCCGCCGAACCAGGTCGCCATCCTGGGCATCGGTGCCACGGTGAAGCGCCCGGTGGTCATCGAGACCGCCGAGGGCACCAACATCGGCATCCGCGACATGACGTACCTGACCCTGTCCTACGACCACCGCCTGGTGGACGGCGCGGACGCGGCCCGGTACCTCTCGGCCGTCAAGGCCATCCTGGAAGCCGGCGAGTTCGAGGTCGAGCTCGGCCTGTAA